In the genome of Candidatus Saccharibacteria bacterium oral taxon 488, one region contains:
- a CDS encoding ASCH domain-containing protein, which translates to MKIWHSGRESKLLDDIIAGRKTIEGRLNRGKFAEYRVGDKIHLRRDVRDAEGILHDGEPDQARVEIIAIRHYNSFLEMVQAEGYHRVIPHATSAEAAAAEYNKYYSAADQKHYGVLAVEVRSLL; encoded by the coding sequence ATGAAAATCTGGCACTCAGGACGAGAATCAAAATTACTCGACGATATTATCGCCGGGCGGAAGACGATTGAAGGTCGATTGAATCGCGGAAAGTTTGCCGAGTACCGAGTCGGCGATAAGATTCACCTGCGCCGCGATGTTCGCGATGCCGAAGGAATACTACACGACGGCGAACCAGATCAAGCACGCGTGGAGATTATCGCTATCCGCCACTACAATTCCTTTTTAGAAATGGTGCAGGCCGAGGGTTACCACCGTGTTATTCCGCACGCCACCAGTGCCGAAGCTGCCGCTGCCGAATACAACAAATATTATTCCGCTGCTGACCAAAAACATTATGGCGTGTTAGCAGTGGAAGTTCGCTCATTGCTTTAA
- a CDS encoding exopolysaccharide biosynthesis polyprenyl glycosylphosphotransferase, producing MKKNSDFYFKLVLIGLDVLALVGAFTAAYIMRVSLDTRPFHVQIGALEFITSIVLMLPLWVVLFSFFGLYDREHYIHPLREFWRLGMAAVCGIMMMISFSFFSNTPLFPAKMVVIYALIISFVILLILRSAANIVRLHLLRKNIGIKRVALVGNAESTRTLAEFISAHPSTGFHLSAIISKDGLIPPRLKGLRRSTLASALTRDKIDAIIQTDTARSEAHYNLAEQHYLDFYQAPALDGLMTARHTVEIINSVPLAYIHPTPLATGYGRVVKRLMDLIGATIGIIITSPIMLLVAIAVKLGDPRGPVLMHGQQRRRLTQFNRPFKVYKFRSHYAKFDGKTDEEVFAMIGRPELIDEYRQNGDRLNHDFRVTPVGRFIRRFSLDELPQLFNVIKGDISLVGPRALVPHELSNYEKKHTLLTVKSGLTGLAVVSGRRSIGFEERRRLDLYYVQNWSLWLDITILLKTCLVIFKKES from the coding sequence ATGAAGAAGAACTCTGATTTTTACTTCAAATTGGTGTTGATCGGGCTGGACGTACTGGCGCTAGTTGGTGCGTTCACGGCGGCATACATCATGCGCGTATCACTCGACACGCGGCCTTTCCATGTACAAATCGGGGCGCTGGAGTTTATCACGTCGATTGTGCTGATGCTGCCGCTGTGGGTTGTCTTGTTCTCGTTTTTTGGGCTATACGACCGTGAGCACTATATTCATCCGCTGCGTGAATTTTGGCGACTGGGTATGGCGGCGGTTTGCGGCATCATGATGATGATTTCCTTTAGCTTCTTTAGCAACACACCGCTCTTTCCGGCCAAGATGGTGGTAATTTATGCGCTGATCATCAGCTTTGTCATCTTGCTCATCCTGCGTAGCGCTGCCAATATCGTGCGGCTGCATCTGCTGCGCAAAAACATCGGTATCAAGCGCGTGGCGCTAGTCGGCAACGCCGAATCGACGCGGACGCTGGCCGAGTTTATCAGCGCCCATCCCTCAACCGGCTTTCACCTCAGTGCTATTATTTCTAAAGACGGACTCATCCCGCCACGGCTCAAGGGTTTGCGGCGCTCGACATTGGCATCGGCCTTGACTCGCGATAAAATTGACGCCATTATTCAGACCGACACTGCTCGCAGCGAAGCGCACTATAACTTGGCGGAGCAGCACTATCTCGATTTTTATCAAGCGCCAGCCCTCGACGGCCTGATGACGGCGCGCCATACGGTCGAGATTATCAATTCCGTGCCGCTAGCGTACATTCACCCAACGCCGCTGGCCACCGGCTACGGACGCGTGGTCAAACGGTTGATGGATCTCATCGGTGCGACCATCGGCATTATCATTACCTCGCCGATTATGCTACTGGTGGCAATCGCCGTTAAGCTCGGCGACCCGCGCGGCCCCGTACTGATGCATGGGCAGCAGCGGCGACGCTTGACCCAGTTTAATCGCCCATTCAAGGTGTATAAATTTCGCTCGCACTACGCCAAGTTTGACGGCAAAACTGACGAGGAGGTGTTCGCGATGATCGGCCGGCCGGAGCTGATCGACGAATATCGTCAGAACGGTGATAGGCTCAACCACGACTTTCGCGTCACGCCAGTCGGTCGTTTCATTCGCCGGTTTAGCCTCGACGAACTGCCGCAGTTATTTAACGTTATCAAGGGCGATATTAGCCTCGTTGGGCCGCGAGCGCTGGTGCCGCACGAGCTGAGTAATTACGAGAAAAAGCACACGCTGCTGACGGTCAAATCTGGCCTGACTGGCCTAGCGGTTGTATCGGGGCGGCGCAGCATCGGCTTTGAAGAGCGGCGGCGGCTGGATCTCTATTATGTACAAAACTGGAGTTTGTGGCTGGATATCACCATTCTTCTCAAGACCTGCCTGGTCATCTTTAAGAAGGAGTCTTGA
- a CDS encoding glycosyltransferase, which translates to MRTQPTIAIVHDWLYGGGAEQVVLALHRLYPDAPIYTSYCSQTWRKKLDHKVVTGYLQHWPFAQLRRLLPVLRQRWFARLDLGQFDIIISSSGNGEAKFIRTTRPDQRHICYCHTPTHFYWRHYQEYLRRPSFRPRWLARLGLRLLVRPLRRRDYQAAQHVDVFLANSTAIQADIKQFYDRDSIVVFPPVQTTSFMALAKTRPRSVTLPDRPRCLVWGRLVPMKRLDLVIQACQQLGWPLDIMGDGPDREQLEKLAGESTRFLGYVSDEARAAAIQQADLFLFTAHEDFGVAPVEALAAGLPVVAYQAGGALDYISPGKNGWFFAEQTVESLVATLQTLPGQQISPRAIAASAKPFAEHAFTLAIKKLVTNEWRNTHAHRH; encoded by the coding sequence ATGCGCACCCAGCCGACCATCGCGATCGTTCACGACTGGTTGTATGGCGGTGGCGCCGAGCAGGTTGTCCTGGCGCTACACCGGCTCTATCCTGACGCCCCAATTTATACCTCGTATTGCTCCCAAACGTGGCGAAAAAAACTTGATCACAAGGTGGTAACTGGTTATTTGCAGCATTGGCCATTTGCCCAGCTCAGGCGACTACTACCGGTGCTCAGGCAGCGGTGGTTCGCGCGGCTGGATTTAGGGCAATTTGATATTATCATTTCCAGCTCTGGTAACGGCGAGGCCAAGTTTATCCGAACCACCCGTCCCGATCAACGACATATCTGTTATTGTCATACGCCAACGCATTTTTATTGGCGGCACTATCAGGAATACCTGCGTCGACCGAGCTTCCGGCCGCGGTGGCTGGCACGACTGGGCCTGCGGCTGCTGGTCCGACCCCTCAGACGGCGTGACTACCAGGCAGCGCAGCACGTTGATGTTTTCTTGGCTAATTCCACCGCCATTCAAGCTGATATCAAGCAATTCTATGACCGAGACAGCATCGTTGTCTTTCCGCCGGTGCAAACAACCAGCTTTATGGCACTCGCAAAAACCAGGCCGCGCTCTGTGACGCTACCCGACCGGCCGCGCTGCCTGGTGTGGGGGCGACTGGTGCCGATGAAGCGGCTGGACTTGGTAATTCAGGCCTGTCAGCAGCTTGGTTGGCCGCTCGACATCATGGGCGATGGGCCTGACCGTGAGCAGCTGGAGAAACTGGCGGGCGAATCGACGCGCTTCCTTGGCTACGTCAGTGACGAGGCCCGGGCTGCCGCCATTCAGCAGGCCGACCTATTCCTATTTACCGCCCACGAAGATTTTGGTGTAGCACCAGTTGAAGCCTTGGCCGCTGGACTGCCGGTGGTAGCATACCAGGCCGGTGGCGCACTGGATTATATCAGCCCCGGTAAGAACGGTTGGTTTTTCGCTGAACAAACAGTTGAGAGCTTGGTAGCAACGCTCCAGACACTGCCTGGTCAACAGATCTCGCCGCGGGCCATCGCCGCTTCCGCTAAACCATTTGCTGAACATGCCTTTACGCTCGCCATAAAGAAACTTGTAACCAACGAATGGAGGAACACTCATGCGCATCGCCATTGA
- a CDS encoding glycosyltransferase, translating to MRIAIDARTLRTSTGRYVERLIHYLQKIDNRNDYIILLKPKDMDSWQANNPRFQKVTCPFAEFSFAEQRGFKKQLEELRPDLVHFAMVQQPVWYHASPVVTTMQDLTTVRFNNPDKNPVVFWVKQQIYKWVNKKVARKSAHIITISDFVKRDLVDFTGVSPDKITVTLESADELPKGNDPVKELVGKKFIMYIGRPTPHKNLRRLIDAFELLQQKHPELILALAGKKDGNYARHEAYVTERGITNVVFTGFVSDEQLRWMYEHTAVYCFPSLSEGFGLPGLEAMLHGAPVASSTATCLPETHGEAAHYFDPYSVEDMARAIDELLTDEKRRRELIKKGKQHVKTFSWQRMAEQTLAVYEQYGRKEPNS from the coding sequence ATGCGCATCGCCATTGATGCTCGCACCCTGCGAACGAGCACCGGCCGTTACGTCGAACGGCTGATTCATTATCTACAAAAAATCGACAACCGAAATGACTACATTATTTTGCTCAAGCCAAAGGACATGGATAGCTGGCAGGCCAACAACCCGCGCTTTCAAAAAGTCACCTGTCCATTTGCTGAATTTTCATTCGCCGAGCAACGTGGCTTTAAGAAGCAGCTGGAGGAGCTGCGCCCAGATCTCGTGCATTTTGCAATGGTTCAGCAGCCCGTGTGGTATCACGCCAGCCCAGTCGTCACCACCATGCAAGACCTCACCACCGTTCGGTTCAACAACCCCGACAAGAACCCGGTGGTCTTTTGGGTGAAGCAGCAAATTTATAAATGGGTCAACAAAAAAGTCGCCAGAAAGTCGGCTCATATCATCACCATCTCTGATTTTGTCAAGCGTGACTTGGTGGATTTTACCGGAGTCAGTCCAGATAAGATTACCGTAACGCTTGAGTCCGCCGACGAGCTACCAAAGGGCAATGATCCGGTCAAGGAGCTGGTTGGAAAAAAGTTCATCATGTATATTGGCCGACCGACACCGCATAAAAATTTGCGGCGGCTAATTGACGCATTTGAATTATTGCAACAAAAACACCCCGAGCTGATACTGGCGTTAGCTGGCAAAAAGGACGGTAACTACGCTCGCCATGAAGCATACGTTACCGAACGCGGTATTACAAATGTCGTCTTCACCGGTTTTGTGTCGGACGAGCAACTGCGCTGGATGTACGAGCATACAGCTGTGTATTGCTTCCCGTCACTAAGCGAGGGCTTTGGCCTACCCGGCCTCGAAGCCATGCTGCACGGCGCACCGGTCGCCTCGAGCACCGCCACTTGCCTACCAGAAACCCATGGCGAGGCAGCTCACTACTTTGATCCGTATAGCGTCGAGGACATGGCGCGGGCAATTGACGAACTTCTGACTGACGAGAAGCGACGTCGTGAGCTCATCAAGAAGGGTAAACAGCACGTCAAAACCTTCTCGTGGCAGCGAATGGCCGAGCAGACGCTGGCAGTATATGAGCAGTATGGCCGCAAAGAACCCAACTCATAG
- a CDS encoding NTP transferase domain-containing protein, producing MIAVIIAGGSGTRLWPLSTSTQPKQLLALTSERTMVQQAYDRARKLGDTVYVVTEASHAGALRAQLPELPDEAFLIEPGRRGTAHCIVLALDYINRHRDRTEPIAFIHSDHNVRDTQGFARSFATAGRVSTEQQCITLIGIEPTFPSTGFGYIQRDGVIDVQAGVYNVESFKEKPDYETAKQYVESGNYLWNCGYFVGSVDVFRNEMQRSAPDLWSNYQTLASIADFGSEAYNHAYLALDNQVIDIALIEKAHQLAMVSASFDWMDIGNFKDLHDAVTKDEAGNYAYGDNVHTIDVANTYIRNEQPDKPVAVIGLDNVVVVNTPDGVLVARRDVAAKCGDIAKQLQR from the coding sequence ATGATAGCTGTAATTATTGCCGGTGGTTCAGGCACGCGTCTCTGGCCACTCTCAACCTCCACTCAACCAAAACAACTTTTGGCGTTAACTAGTGAGCGCACCATGGTCCAGCAAGCCTATGACCGGGCCAGAAAGCTCGGTGACACCGTTTATGTGGTGACCGAGGCCAGCCACGCCGGGGCGCTGCGGGCCCAGCTACCCGAGCTGCCGGACGAGGCCTTCTTGATCGAGCCGGGACGGCGGGGGACGGCGCACTGTATCGTATTGGCCCTGGATTATATTAATCGCCACCGTGACCGGACTGAGCCGATTGCCTTTATTCACTCTGATCATAATGTGCGTGACACCCAAGGGTTTGCTCGTTCGTTTGCTACGGCGGGCCGGGTATCGACCGAGCAGCAGTGTATTACGCTGATCGGCATTGAGCCGACCTTCCCGTCGACTGGCTTTGGTTATATTCAGCGCGATGGGGTGATTGATGTTCAAGCGGGCGTCTATAATGTTGAGTCGTTCAAGGAAAAGCCTGATTACGAGACGGCGAAGCAGTATGTTGAGTCGGGAAATTATTTGTGGAATTGTGGCTACTTTGTTGGCTCAGTTGACGTGTTTAGGAATGAAATGCAGCGGAGTGCTCCAGATCTGTGGTCAAATTACCAGACGTTAGCGTCAATTGCTGACTTTGGTAGCGAGGCTTACAATCACGCGTACCTGGCGCTAGATAATCAAGTTATCGACATCGCCCTGATCGAAAAAGCTCATCAGCTGGCTATGGTATCGGCCAGCTTTGACTGGATGGATATCGGTAATTTCAAGGATCTACACGACGCGGTTACCAAGGATGAGGCAGGTAATTACGCATATGGTGACAACGTTCATACCATTGATGTCGCTAATACCTATATTCGCAACGAGCAGCCGGACAAGCCGGTGGCGGTGATCGGCCTTGATAATGTAGTGGTGGTTAACACACCAGACGGTGTGCTGGTGGCACGGCGGGATGTGGCCGCCAAGTGTGGTGACATCGCAAAGCAGTTGCAAAGATAG